In one Kitasatospora cineracea genomic region, the following are encoded:
- a CDS encoding NUDIX domain-containing protein encodes MADAPEFASREEWLASLHRVYAAAGCLITDPDGRVLIVKAGYRDAWQFVGGTVDLGENPRQCATRELHEETGLHREAGELLAVAWTNPGGELDHPACHFLFDLGVLPADTPIALPPGELDAHRWAPVPEALALLGPARALRLEAGLAARADGRTRIVTAPNSGF; translated from the coding sequence ATGGCCGACGCACCCGAGTTCGCCTCCCGCGAGGAGTGGCTCGCCTCCCTGCACCGCGTGTACGCCGCCGCGGGCTGCCTGATCACCGACCCCGACGGCCGCGTCCTGATCGTCAAGGCCGGCTACCGCGACGCCTGGCAGTTCGTCGGCGGCACCGTCGACCTCGGCGAGAACCCGCGGCAGTGCGCCACCCGCGAACTCCACGAGGAGACCGGGCTGCACCGCGAGGCCGGCGAACTGCTGGCCGTCGCCTGGACCAACCCCGGCGGCGAACTCGACCACCCCGCCTGCCACTTCCTCTTCGACCTGGGCGTCCTCCCCGCCGACACCCCGATCGCCCTCCCGCCCGGCGAGCTCGACGCCCACCGCTGGGCGCCCGTCCCCGAGGCCCTCGCCCTGCTCGGGCCGGCCCGCGCCCTGCGCCTGGAGGCGGGCCTCGCCGCGCGGGCGGACGGCCGCACCCGGATCGTGACGGCGCCGAACTCGGGCTTCTGA
- a CDS encoding lysylphosphatidylglycerol synthase transmembrane domain-containing protein, which translates to MATVIQADESQESRTTPPPARTGRADRVRHPAALIRLVAGVCWILLVLLLAGYARSSVFGLDSDVARGVDLLPWPPAKLTAALCGTALLTVPLGFAVDRVLRGDGRRVADAVLAAVLAYGLTLGLDLLAGDLTTLTHPLPAGLGRTDPVYGHFAPVLAFMTALGTAGRRRWRTALAVTLTLSGLSGLVTGYATPLSLLLALLLGWTTAHAARYAVGEPVASPAEGQIATALAGTGVRPDAVLTLGTGRYLVTQHGGGPALDVHLLDRYAQASGLLGHLWLALRLRTAPRPLGLRPLRAGLEHQTLLGHAASAAGARTRLPVAVVELGPDAALVAYRRLDARPFAELFAELPEPPGPPGEDLHDSLPDSLPDGPTDTELRDAWQQLALLQRRRIAHRSLSPNTVLLDAEGRVHLVGLARGEIAASELLLRLDVAGLLAVLAVHAGPERAVRAAIEVLGPGPVGTALPLLQPIALARDTRAALARHRSLAADLRAEVQRRMPQAPAEPVRLERLRPRVLLTVVAGIAAGYALLQFLFSLDTNPVNLVTGADPLWLAGAAFWAAASYPVATFAFSGFVPEKLSFRSTLAAQTAGSFVKVASPGGVGGLALNTRYLQCAGIPTAQAMSSIGVSQLFGLVLHMLQLAVFSALVGVNGAEFGSGSSPLPKGWVLGLAGAVGAVAAVSVAAVPRLRRRAQTLLRPLRAEVLPRLLDLAQHPGKLAGGVAGQLMVSMCFVLCLYCCTRAVGQYPGFNAVAVGFLAGNAAGNVVPTPGGVGGVEGLMSFMLATTGHIDNAGALAAVMLFRILTFMLPVLPGWAAFAWLQRRRAI; encoded by the coding sequence GTGGCCACGGTGATACAAGCCGACGAATCCCAGGAGTCCCGCACGACCCCGCCCCCGGCGCGGACCGGGCGCGCGGACCGCGTCCGCCACCCCGCCGCGCTGATCCGGCTGGTCGCCGGGGTCTGCTGGATCCTGCTGGTGCTGCTGCTGGCCGGCTACGCCCGCTCCTCGGTGTTCGGCCTGGACAGCGACGTGGCCCGCGGCGTCGACCTGCTGCCCTGGCCGCCCGCCAAGCTCACCGCCGCGCTGTGCGGCACCGCGCTGCTGACCGTCCCGCTCGGCTTCGCCGTCGACCGGGTGCTGCGCGGTGACGGCCGCCGGGTCGCCGACGCGGTCCTGGCCGCCGTCCTCGCCTACGGCCTCACGCTCGGCCTGGACCTGCTGGCCGGCGACCTCACCACGCTCACCCACCCGCTGCCCGCCGGCCTCGGCCGCACCGACCCGGTGTACGGGCACTTCGCCCCGGTGCTGGCCTTCATGACCGCGCTGGGCACCGCCGGACGGCGCCGCTGGCGCACCGCGCTGGCCGTCACGCTCACCCTGTCCGGCCTGTCCGGGCTGGTCACCGGGTACGCCACCCCGCTGTCGCTGCTGCTGGCCCTGCTGCTGGGCTGGACCACCGCGCACGCCGCCCGGTACGCCGTCGGCGAGCCGGTCGCCTCGCCCGCCGAGGGCCAGATCGCCACCGCCCTGGCCGGCACCGGCGTCCGCCCCGACGCGGTGCTCACCCTCGGCACCGGCCGCTACCTGGTCACCCAGCACGGCGGCGGCCCTGCCCTGGACGTCCACCTGCTCGACCGGTACGCGCAGGCCAGCGGGCTGCTCGGCCACCTGTGGCTGGCCCTGCGGCTGCGCACCGCGCCCCGCCCGCTCGGCCTGCGCCCGCTGCGCGCCGGGCTGGAGCACCAGACCCTGCTCGGCCACGCCGCGTCCGCCGCCGGGGCCCGCACCCGGCTGCCCGTCGCGGTGGTCGAACTCGGCCCGGACGCCGCCCTGGTGGCCTACCGGCGGCTCGACGCCCGCCCGTTCGCCGAGCTCTTCGCCGAACTCCCCGAGCCCCCCGGGCCCCCCGGCGAGGACCTCCACGACAGCCTTCCCGACAGCCTTCCCGACGGCCCCACCGACACCGAACTGCGCGACGCCTGGCAGCAGTTGGCGCTTCTCCAGCGCCGCCGGATCGCCCACCGCTCGCTCTCCCCGAACACCGTGCTGCTGGACGCCGAGGGCCGGGTCCACCTGGTCGGGCTGGCCCGCGGCGAGATCGCCGCGAGCGAACTGCTGCTGCGCCTGGACGTCGCCGGGCTGCTCGCCGTCCTCGCCGTGCACGCCGGGCCCGAGCGGGCGGTGCGGGCCGCGATCGAGGTGCTCGGGCCCGGTCCGGTCGGCACCGCGCTGCCGCTGCTGCAGCCGATCGCGCTGGCCCGCGACACCCGGGCCGCGCTGGCCCGGCACCGGAGCCTGGCCGCCGACCTGCGGGCCGAGGTGCAGCGCCGGATGCCGCAGGCCCCCGCCGAACCCGTCCGGCTGGAGCGGCTGCGCCCGCGCGTGCTGCTCACCGTGGTGGCCGGCATCGCGGCCGGGTACGCGCTGCTGCAGTTCCTGTTCAGCCTCGACACCAACCCGGTCAACCTGGTCACCGGGGCCGACCCGCTGTGGCTGGCCGGCGCGGCGTTCTGGGCCGCGGCCAGCTACCCCGTGGCGACCTTCGCGTTCAGCGGCTTCGTCCCCGAGAAGCTGTCGTTCCGCTCCACGCTGGCCGCCCAGACCGCCGGCTCCTTCGTCAAGGTGGCCTCCCCCGGCGGCGTCGGCGGCCTCGCCCTGAACACCCGCTACCTGCAGTGCGCGGGCATCCCCACCGCACAGGCGATGTCCAGCATCGGCGTCAGCCAGCTGTTCGGCCTGGTGCTGCACATGCTGCAACTCGCCGTGTTCAGCGCCCTGGTCGGCGTGAACGGCGCCGAGTTCGGCTCCGGCTCCTCGCCGCTGCCCAAGGGCTGGGTGCTGGGCCTGGCCGGCGCGGTCGGCGCCGTCGCCGCGGTGTCGGTCGCCGCCGTGCCGCGGCTGCGGCGGCGCGCCCAGACCCTGCTGCGGCCGCTGCGCGCCGAGGTGCTGCCGCGGCTGCTCGACCTGGCCCAGCACCCCGGCAAGCTCGCCGGCGGGGTGGCCGGGCAGCTGATGGTGTCGATGTGCTTCGTACTGTGCCTGTACTGCTGCACCCGCGCGGTCGGCCAGTACCCGGGCTTCAACGCCGTCGCGGTGGGCTTCCTGGCCGGCAACGCGGCGGGCAACGTGGTGCCCACCCCCGGCGGCGTGGGCGGCGTCGAGGGCCTGATGTCGTTCATGCTGGCGACCACCGGCCACATCGACAACGCGGGCGCGCTGGCCGCCGTCATGCTGTTCCGGATCCTCACCTTCATGCTCCCGGTGCTGCCCGGCTGGGCCGCCTTCGCCTGGCTGCAGCGCCGCCGGGCGATCTGA
- a CDS encoding ABC transporter ATP-binding protein, with translation MAQPEPRLAGRDLTLAYDRRTIAEGLTVDVPDHSFTVVVGPNACGKSTLLRALSRTLKPVAGQVLLDGRSIATLPAKQVARTLGLLPQSSIAPDGITVAELVSRGRYPHQGVLRQWSTEDERVVAGAMADTGVAELADRPVDELSGGQRQRVWIAMALAQQTPLLLLDEPTTYLDIAHQVEVLDLCARLHREQGRTLVAVLHDLNQAARYATHLVALREGRLVAAGPPREVVTAELVEEVFRLPCRVIPDPETGTPLVVPAANRRAPAAS, from the coding sequence ATGGCCCAGCCCGAGCCGCGCCTGGCCGGCCGCGACCTGACCCTCGCCTACGACAGGCGCACCATCGCCGAGGGCCTGACCGTCGACGTCCCCGACCACTCCTTCACCGTGGTGGTCGGCCCGAACGCCTGTGGCAAGTCCACCCTGCTGCGCGCGCTGTCGCGCACCCTCAAGCCGGTCGCCGGGCAGGTGCTGCTGGACGGGCGGTCGATCGCCACGCTGCCCGCCAAGCAGGTCGCCCGGACGCTGGGCCTGCTGCCGCAGTCGTCGATCGCCCCGGACGGGATCACCGTCGCCGAGCTGGTCTCCCGCGGCCGCTACCCGCACCAGGGCGTGCTGCGCCAGTGGTCGACCGAGGACGAGCGGGTGGTGGCCGGGGCGATGGCCGACACCGGGGTCGCCGAGCTCGCCGACCGCCCGGTCGACGAGCTCTCCGGCGGGCAGCGCCAGCGGGTCTGGATCGCGATGGCGCTGGCCCAGCAGACCCCGCTGCTGCTGCTCGACGAGCCCACCACCTACCTGGACATCGCGCACCAGGTCGAGGTCCTCGACCTGTGCGCCCGGCTGCACCGGGAGCAGGGCCGCACCCTGGTCGCCGTCCTGCACGACCTCAACCAGGCCGCCCGCTACGCCACCCACCTGGTCGCGCTGCGCGAGGGCCGGCTGGTGGCCGCGGGCCCGCCGCGGGAGGTGGTGACCGCCGAGCTGGTCGAGGAGGTGTTCCGGCTGCCCTGCCGGGTCATCCCGGACCCGGAGACCGGCACCCCGCTGGTCGTCCCGGCCGCCAACCGCCGGGCCCCCGCGGCGTCCTGA
- a CDS encoding FecCD family ABC transporter permease, giving the protein MSTTGSLPIPGAAPARRGSPRALGLAAGLLVLLAVLVLSLGLGAKQLGPAEVWHGLLDPDAPGYTVVHRMRLPRTLLGLLAGAALGLAGGVMQALTRNPLADPGLLGINAGASAAVATAVALLGVSSFTGYVWWALAGAALVSVLVYAVGGGRGATPARLALAGAALNATLYSYVSAVMLLDTASLDRMRFWTVGSLAGARTSTVLGILPFVAVGALLALGLARPLNALALGDDAARALGARPAAVRAAAIVAVTLLCGAATAACGPIVFVGLMVPHLVRALTGPDLRWLLPYCAVLAPVLLLGADVLGRVLGRPGELQVGIVTAVLGGPFFLYFARRGKARA; this is encoded by the coding sequence TTGAGCACCACCGGCTCCCTCCCGATACCCGGCGCCGCCCCCGCCCGCCGCGGCTCGCCCCGCGCGCTCGGCCTGGCCGCCGGGCTGCTCGTGCTGCTCGCCGTCCTGGTGCTCAGCCTCGGCCTCGGCGCCAAGCAGCTCGGCCCCGCCGAGGTCTGGCACGGACTCCTCGACCCGGACGCCCCCGGCTACACCGTCGTCCACCGGATGCGGCTGCCCCGCACCCTGCTCGGCCTGCTCGCCGGCGCCGCGCTCGGCCTGGCCGGCGGCGTCATGCAGGCGCTCACCCGCAACCCGCTCGCCGACCCCGGCCTGCTCGGCATCAACGCGGGTGCCTCCGCCGCCGTCGCCACCGCCGTCGCCCTGCTCGGCGTCAGCTCCTTCACCGGCTACGTCTGGTGGGCACTGGCCGGCGCCGCCCTGGTCTCCGTCCTGGTGTACGCCGTCGGCGGCGGACGCGGCGCCACCCCCGCCCGGCTCGCCCTGGCCGGCGCCGCGCTCAACGCCACCCTCTACTCGTACGTCAGCGCCGTGATGCTGCTGGACACCGCCTCGCTCGACAGGATGCGGTTCTGGACGGTCGGCTCGCTGGCCGGCGCCCGGACCTCCACCGTGCTCGGCATCCTGCCGTTCGTCGCCGTCGGCGCGCTGCTCGCGCTCGGCCTGGCCCGCCCGCTCAACGCGCTCGCGCTCGGCGACGACGCGGCCCGGGCGCTGGGCGCCAGGCCCGCGGCGGTCCGGGCCGCCGCGATCGTCGCCGTCACGCTGCTGTGCGGGGCGGCCACCGCAGCGTGCGGCCCGATCGTCTTCGTCGGCCTGATGGTGCCCCACCTGGTCCGCGCCCTCACCGGCCCCGACCTGCGCTGGCTGCTCCCGTACTGCGCCGTCCTGGCCCCCGTGCTGCTGCTCGGCGCGGACGTCCTGGGCCGCGTCCTGGGCCGCCCCGGCGAACTCCAGGTCGGCATCGTCACGGCCGTCCTCGGCGGCCCGTTCTTCCTGTACTTCGCACGACGGGGGAAGGCCCGCGCATGA
- a CDS encoding siderophore-interacting protein, producing the protein MTGQAQEYDFFPAHVVRTRRLGPTMLRVTFGGGALRSFAGGGRDQSFSLFLPQPGQDEPDLPYAEGEGWFAAWRAIPADRRAVMRSYTVRAQRAEPPELDVDFALHGVGADGHAPSGPDGPDGPAPAGPAAAWAAAARPGARVVLLGPAVADNRSVAFRPPAGTGFVLLLADETALPAAGGILDWLPAGTRALVWIEVPDAADIQDLPAPAGVDLTWLVRAPGTPSGLLPALRSAELPDGAPYAWIAGESGTVKELRRHLVRERGVDRRAVAFSGYWRRGASEDRLREEAYARPS; encoded by the coding sequence ATGACCGGACAGGCCCAGGAGTACGACTTCTTCCCCGCGCACGTGGTGCGCACCCGCCGGCTCGGCCCGACCATGCTGCGGGTCACCTTCGGCGGCGGAGCGCTGCGCTCCTTCGCCGGCGGCGGGCGCGACCAGTCCTTCTCGCTCTTCCTGCCGCAGCCCGGCCAGGACGAGCCGGACCTCCCGTACGCGGAGGGCGAGGGCTGGTTCGCCGCCTGGCGGGCGATCCCGGCGGACCGGCGGGCCGTGATGCGCTCGTACACCGTCCGCGCGCAGCGGGCCGAACCGCCGGAGCTGGACGTCGACTTCGCGCTGCACGGCGTCGGAGCGGACGGCCACGCGCCTTCCGGCCCCGACGGCCCCGACGGCCCCGCGCCCGCCGGTCCGGCCGCCGCCTGGGCCGCCGCGGCCCGGCCCGGCGCCCGGGTGGTGCTGCTCGGCCCGGCCGTCGCCGACAACCGCTCGGTGGCCTTCCGGCCGCCCGCGGGCACCGGTTTCGTGCTGCTGCTGGCCGACGAGACCGCGCTGCCCGCGGCCGGCGGCATCCTGGACTGGCTGCCGGCCGGCACCCGCGCGCTGGTCTGGATCGAGGTGCCGGACGCCGCCGACATCCAGGACCTGCCCGCCCCCGCGGGCGTCGACCTCACCTGGCTGGTGCGCGCACCCGGCACGCCCTCCGGCCTGCTGCCGGCCCTGCGCTCGGCCGAACTGCCCGACGGCGCCCCGTACGCCTGGATCGCCGGCGAGTCCGGCACCGTCAAGGAGCTGCGCCGCCACCTGGTGCGCGAACGCGGCGTCGACCGGCGCGCGGTGGCCTTCTCCGGCTACTGGCGGCGCGGCGCCTCCGAGGACCGGCTGCGCGAGGAGGCGTACGCCCGGCCGTCCTGA
- a CDS encoding class I SAM-dependent DNA methyltransferase, with product MTNFALFDTRGYPTVDVRTGYAGWVDSYEDTVQDAMDVDVLARLAVPRWADAATAADLGCGTGRTGAWLRGRGVGAVDGVDLTPEMLARARERGAHRTLVEGDLAATGLAAGGYDLAACSLVDEHLADLGPLYREAHRLVRPGGLFVLVGLHPAFIMAAGMPTHYDGPDGPVAITTHVHLVSDHLTAGLAAGWQLAEMREEVVGDQWTALKPKWERHRGQPVSAAYVWRKP from the coding sequence ATGACGAACTTCGCGCTGTTCGACACCCGCGGCTACCCCACCGTCGACGTCCGCACCGGCTACGCCGGGTGGGTCGACAGCTACGAGGACACCGTCCAGGACGCGATGGACGTCGACGTGCTGGCCCGGCTCGCCGTCCCGCGCTGGGCCGACGCCGCCACCGCCGCCGACCTGGGCTGCGGCACCGGCCGCACCGGCGCCTGGCTGCGCGGGCGCGGCGTCGGCGCGGTGGACGGGGTCGACCTCACCCCCGAGATGCTCGCCCGCGCCCGCGAGCGCGGCGCCCACCGCACCCTGGTCGAGGGCGACCTCGCCGCGACCGGCCTGGCCGCCGGCGGCTACGACCTGGCCGCCTGCTCCCTCGTCGACGAGCACCTCGCCGACCTCGGGCCGCTCTACCGCGAGGCCCACCGCCTGGTCCGCCCCGGCGGCCTGTTCGTGCTGGTCGGCCTGCACCCGGCCTTCATCATGGCGGCCGGCATGCCCACCCACTACGACGGCCCCGACGGTCCGGTCGCCATCACCACCCACGTCCACCTGGTCAGCGACCACCTCACGGCCGGGCTCGCGGCGGGCTGGCAGCTCGCCGAGATGCGCGAGGAGGTGGTCGGCGACCAGTGGACGGCCCTCAAGCCCAAGTGGGAGCGCCACCGCGGGCAGCCGGTCTCGGCGGCGTACGTCTGGCGGAAGCCGTAG
- a CDS encoding RNA polymerase sigma factor, with amino-acid sequence MWRVHTAEHHGADDGEPPGRPYAPDRPPARRTDPAPPEATLATAVRAAQAGDEEAFRILFRAVQPGLLRYLRVLVGGRAEDAEDIASEAWLQIARDLPGFRGDADGFRGWAATVARNRAMDHLRRVRRRPVADLPVEYLAELAAAEDTAGQAMATVATSDALALIASLPPDQAEAVLLRVVLGLDAESAAKVLGKRSGSVRMAAHRGLRRLAKVLEQGGGAAAGLPHRKTGGAAGGTAGKKISAQGVTPAQVPTLKDMR; translated from the coding sequence ATGTGGCGGGTGCACACAGCTGAACACCACGGGGCGGACGACGGGGAGCCGCCCGGCCGTCCGTACGCACCGGACCGCCCGCCCGCCCGGCGGACCGACCCGGCGCCGCCCGAAGCGACCCTCGCCACGGCCGTCCGCGCCGCCCAGGCGGGCGACGAGGAGGCGTTCCGGATCCTGTTCCGGGCCGTCCAGCCGGGGCTGCTGCGCTACCTGCGGGTGCTGGTCGGCGGCCGGGCCGAGGACGCCGAGGACATCGCCTCCGAGGCGTGGCTGCAGATCGCCCGCGACCTGCCGGGCTTCCGCGGCGACGCGGACGGCTTCCGCGGCTGGGCCGCGACGGTGGCCCGCAACCGGGCCATGGACCACCTGCGCCGGGTGCGCCGCCGCCCGGTCGCCGACCTGCCGGTGGAGTACCTGGCCGAACTGGCCGCCGCCGAGGACACCGCGGGCCAGGCGATGGCCACCGTCGCCACCTCCGACGCGCTCGCGCTGATCGCCTCGCTGCCGCCCGACCAGGCCGAGGCGGTGCTGCTGCGGGTGGTGCTCGGACTGGACGCGGAGAGCGCCGCGAAGGTGCTCGGCAAGCGCTCCGGCAGCGTCCGGATGGCCGCCCACCGGGGCCTGCGGCGGCTGGCCAAGGTGCTGGAGCAGGGCGGGGGAGCGGCCGCCGGGCTGCCCCACCGGAAAACCGGGGGAGCGGCCGGGGGGACGGCCGGGAAAAAGATTTCCGCGCAGGGTGTGACACCGGCGCAGGTGCCGACGCTGAAGGACATGAGATGA
- a CDS encoding FecCD family ABC transporter permease → MKTLRVARFSVRYRPRALAVCAAAVLVALGTGVLALGRGDYPIAPGEVVRTLFGGGSAAEDFVVNQLRLPRVATALLVGAALALAGALFQTLVRNPLGSPDILGFTQGAATGALLVVVAGGSSAALAGGAVAGGLATGVLIYALAWRGGVQGARLVLVGIGTAAILTGVNGYLLTRTQLMDAARAVLWLTGSLDGRGWDQARPLALALAVLVPLVLLVCGPALRALELGDDAASGLGVRPERLRVALLGAAVLLASLAAAAAGPVNFLALTAPQLARRITRAPGPNLAASMCTGAALLVTADFAAQHLFGERQLPVGVVTGVLGGGYLVWLLATQRRAGRL, encoded by the coding sequence ATGAAGACTCTGAGGGTGGCCCGGTTCTCGGTGCGCTACCGGCCGCGGGCGCTGGCGGTCTGTGCGGCGGCGGTGCTGGTGGCACTGGGGACGGGGGTGCTGGCGCTCGGGCGCGGGGACTACCCGATCGCGCCCGGCGAGGTGGTGCGCACGCTGTTCGGCGGCGGGAGCGCCGCCGAGGACTTCGTCGTCAACCAGCTGCGGCTGCCCCGGGTCGCCACCGCGCTGCTGGTCGGCGCGGCCCTGGCGCTCGCGGGGGCGCTGTTCCAGACGCTGGTGCGCAACCCGCTGGGCAGCCCGGACATCCTCGGCTTCACCCAGGGCGCGGCCACCGGCGCGCTGCTGGTCGTGGTGGCGGGCGGCTCCAGCGCCGCGCTGGCCGGCGGCGCGGTGGCGGGCGGGCTGGCCACCGGCGTGCTGATCTACGCGCTGGCCTGGCGCGGCGGGGTGCAGGGCGCCCGGCTGGTGCTGGTCGGCATCGGGACGGCGGCGATCCTCACCGGCGTCAACGGCTACCTGCTGACCCGCACCCAACTGATGGACGCCGCCCGGGCGGTGCTCTGGCTGACCGGCAGCCTGGACGGCCGCGGCTGGGACCAGGCCCGCCCGCTGGCGCTCGCGCTGGCCGTGCTCGTCCCGCTGGTGCTGCTGGTCTGCGGCCCCGCGCTGCGCGCCCTGGAGCTGGGCGACGACGCGGCGAGCGGATTGGGCGTGCGGCCCGAGCGGCTGCGGGTGGCGCTGCTGGGCGCCGCCGTGCTGCTCGCCTCGCTGGCCGCGGCGGCCGCCGGGCCGGTCAACTTCCTGGCCCTGACCGCCCCGCAGCTGGCCCGCCGGATCACCCGCGCGCCGGGCCCGAACCTGGCCGCGTCCATGTGCACCGGCGCCGCGCTGCTGGTCACCGCCGACTTCGCCGCGCAGCACCTGTTCGGCGAGCGCCAACTGCCGGTCGGCGTGGTCACCGGCGTGCTCGGCGGCGGCTACCTGGTCTGGCTGCTGGCCACCCAGCGCCGGGCCGGCCGCCTGTGA
- a CDS encoding ABC transporter substrate-binding protein: MPSSPRLTRRGLLAAGGATALGAVLAACGSSGDEKAAGDGGSAGGGSAGGGPWTFTDDRPQTVTAKSTPARVVAFTGAAAALADFGLGKQLVGVFGETRTADGKADPQAGSLDVDKVEIIGNAWGEFSIEKYAALRPELLVTHMYDPGAYWYVPDESKDKILQLAPQALISTGRVTITQPIEHYAKLAESLGADLKAQQVLDAKARFEKASEELRQAVKAAGGVKVMACSGSADLFYVSNPKISCDLIYFAELGVEFIQPEKTDGGDYYEGLSWENAGKYPADLLLLDQRSTALQPKDLAAKPSWGQLPAVKAGQITPWDAVPRFSHAGFAPLIERLTAAIQKSRKLS, translated from the coding sequence ATGCCCTCTTCCCCCCGCCTGACCCGCCGCGGCCTGCTCGCCGCGGGCGGGGCCACCGCCCTCGGCGCGGTGCTCGCCGCCTGCGGCTCCTCCGGCGACGAGAAGGCCGCGGGCGACGGCGGTTCGGCCGGCGGCGGTTCGGCCGGCGGCGGCCCGTGGACCTTCACCGACGACCGCCCGCAGACCGTCACCGCGAAGAGCACCCCCGCCCGGGTGGTGGCCTTCACCGGTGCCGCCGCCGCGCTCGCCGACTTCGGCCTGGGCAAGCAGCTGGTCGGCGTCTTCGGCGAGACCAGGACCGCCGACGGCAAGGCCGACCCGCAGGCCGGCAGCCTGGACGTGGACAAGGTCGAGATCATCGGCAACGCCTGGGGCGAGTTCTCGATCGAGAAGTACGCGGCCCTGCGCCCCGAGCTGCTGGTGACCCACATGTACGACCCGGGCGCGTACTGGTACGTGCCCGACGAGTCCAAGGACAAGATCCTCCAGCTCGCCCCGCAGGCGCTGATCTCCACCGGCCGGGTCACCATCACCCAGCCGATCGAGCACTACGCCAAGCTCGCCGAGTCGCTGGGCGCGGACCTGAAGGCGCAGCAGGTCCTCGACGCCAAGGCCCGGTTCGAGAAGGCGTCCGAGGAGCTGCGGCAGGCCGTCAAGGCGGCCGGCGGCGTCAAGGTGATGGCCTGTTCCGGCAGCGCCGACCTGTTCTACGTCTCCAACCCGAAGATCTCCTGCGACCTGATCTACTTCGCCGAACTGGGCGTGGAGTTCATCCAGCCGGAGAAGACCGACGGCGGCGACTACTACGAGGGCCTGAGCTGGGAGAACGCCGGCAAGTACCCGGCCGACCTGCTGCTGCTCGACCAGCGCTCCACCGCCCTGCAGCCCAAGGACCTGGCCGCCAAGCCCTCCTGGGGCCAGCTGCCCGCCGTCAAGGCCGGGCAGATCACCCCGTGGGACGCGGTGCCGCGCTTCTCCCACGCCGGGTTCGCCCCGCTGATCGAGCGGCTGACCGCCGCGATCCAGAAGTCCCGCAAGCTGAGCTGA
- a CDS encoding tyrosine-protein phosphatase, translated as MTGTATAPHEERQLDWDGCLNVRDLGLLPTRDGRRTRTGAVVRADNLDRLTAEGQNSLLAYGVRTVVDLRDPAEYRPLLPVPDGIDLVRVPLDALAGPHWWARFGALDGTPLSFRPYLDHCRQAVADLVAAVARARPGAVVVHCGAGRDRTGLAALVLLALAGATPAAITEDYLLSAANLRPLWTILDRPEEEAGIARVLADAGTTPERALHDVLAEFDAEQWLPAGDVAAVRARLLG; from the coding sequence ATGACGGGGACGGCGACGGCACCGCACGAGGAACGGCAGCTCGACTGGGACGGCTGCCTGAACGTCCGCGACCTCGGGCTGCTGCCCACCCGCGACGGGCGGCGCACCCGCACCGGCGCGGTGGTCCGCGCCGACAACCTCGACCGGCTCACCGCCGAGGGCCAGAACTCGCTGCTCGCGTACGGCGTGCGCACCGTCGTCGACCTGCGCGACCCGGCCGAGTACCGGCCGCTGCTGCCCGTCCCCGACGGGATCGACCTGGTCCGCGTCCCGCTGGACGCGCTGGCCGGGCCGCACTGGTGGGCCCGGTTCGGCGCCCTGGACGGCACCCCGCTGTCCTTCCGCCCCTACCTCGACCACTGCCGGCAGGCCGTCGCCGACCTGGTCGCCGCCGTCGCCCGGGCCCGCCCCGGCGCCGTCGTGGTGCACTGCGGGGCCGGCCGCGACCGCACCGGCCTGGCCGCCCTCGTCCTGCTCGCCCTCGCCGGGGCCACCCCCGCCGCGATCACCGAGGACTACCTGCTCTCCGCCGCCAACCTGCGGCCGCTGTGGACCATCCTGGACCGCCCCGAGGAGGAGGCCGGCATCGCCCGGGTCCTCGCCGACGCGGGCACCACCCCGGAGCGGGCCCTGCACGACGTGCTCGCCGAGTTCGACGCCGAGCAGTGGCTGCCCGCCGGGGACGTCGCCGCCGTCCGGGCCCGGCTGCTCGGATAA